One genomic window of Tribolium castaneum strain GA2 chromosome 10, icTriCast1.1, whole genome shotgun sequence includes the following:
- the AP-1mu gene encoding AP-1 complex subunit mu-1, translating into MSSSAIYILDVKGKVLISRNYRGDIDLGVIEKFMPLLMEKEEEGLLTPLLQTGDCTFAYIKTNNLYIVSTTKKNANIALVFVFLHKIVQVMTEYFKELEEESIRDNFVVIYELLDELLDFGYPQTTDSKILQEYITQEGHKLEIQPRIPVAVTNAVSWRSEGIKYRKNEVFLDVIESVNLLANANGNVLRSEIVGAIKMRVYLSGMPELRLGLNDKVLFESTGRGKSKSVELEDVKFHQCVRLSRFEIDRTISFIPPDGEFELMSYRLNTHVKPLIWIESVIERHAHSRVEYMIKAKSQFKRRSTANNVEIVIPVPHDADSPKFKTTIGSVKYAPEQNAITWTIKSFPGGKEYLMRAHFGLPSVECEDTEGKPPIQVKFEIPYFTTSGIQVRYLKIIEKSGYQALPWVRYITQNGDYQLRTN; encoded by the exons ATGTCGTCGTCAGCTATTTACATTCTCGACGTTAAGGGCAAG GTCCTTATTTCACGGAACTATCGGGGCGATATAGACTTGGGGGTGATAGAGAAGTTCATGCCTTTACTTATGGAAAAGGAGGAGGAGGGGCTGCTCACCCCTCTGCTCCAAACTGGCGATTGCACCTTTGCCTACATCAAGACAAACAACCTGTACATTGTGAGCACCACCAAGAAGAACGCCAACATTGCGCTAGTTTTCGTTTTCTTGCACAAGATTGTGCAAGTCATGACTGAGTATTTCAAGGAGCTTGAGGAGGAGAGTATTAGGGACAACTTCGTCGTTATTTATGAACTACTGGACGAATTGCTCGATTTCGGTTACCCCCAAACCACTGACAGTAAGATTTTACAAGAGTATATCACACAAGAGGGCCACAAGTTGGAAATACAGCCACGCATTCCCGTTGCTGTAACTAATGCGGTTTCGTGGCGTTCGGAAGGCATCAAGTATAGGAAAAACGAAGTATTTTTAGACGTGATAGAGTCCGTCAATCTCTTAGCTAACGCGAACGGTAACGTCCTACGCAGCGAGATCGTGGGGGCCATCAAAATGAGGGTCTATCTCTCCGGCATGCCTGAACTGCGTCTGGGTCTGAACGATAAAGTATTATTCGAAAGCACCGGTCGCGGAAAATCAAAATCGGTCGAGCTAGAGGACGTCAAATTCCACCAATGTGTCAGACTATCGCGGTTTGAAATCGACAGGACCATATCCTTCATCCCGCCGGACGGCGAATTCGAACTCATGTCCTACCGTTTGAACACACAT GTGAAGCCGCTAATTTGGATCGAATCTGTCATCGAACGGCACGCACACAGCCGTGTCGAGTACATGATCAAGGCGAAGTCGCAGTTCAAGCGCCGCTCGACGGCCAACAACGTCGAAATCGTCATTCCGGTGCCCCACGACGCGGACTCGCCCAAGTTCAAAACTACGATCGGGAGCGTCAAATACGCCCCTGAGCAAAACGCCATCACCTGGACCATTAAGTCGTTCCCGGGTGGGAAGGAGTATTTAATGCGGGCCCACTTCGGGCTGCCCAGCGTCGAATGCGAAGACACCGAAGGCAAACCGCCAATTCAAGTCAAATTCGAAATTCCCTACTTCACCACGTCGGGAATTCAA GTGCgctatttgaaaattatcgAAAAGAGCGGCTACCAGGCCTTGCCGTGGGTGCGCTACATTACGCAGAACGGCGACTACCAACTGCGCACCAACTGA
- the eIF2D gene encoding eukaryotic translation initiation factor 2D isoform X2: protein MVAVCVHIKKMFRKPIKVKSNTQMKGSDRKTIRERFLQTFPNLTEVDLELVIPKKETVSAIKIVTEGNEVVNVYSVQRCPFAFEIQGVIFPTVFTLWKLPLMLQAFTTHSDVVQFLYGGADLMLPGVVTPPGAKYGNLPRGAMAYVNVTEDIAAVAVGVTAQSSSEMLASGKRGKCLLIYHTYGDNLCSVEGPKYPRLPVLGPPEWMVFTERDFPALGAPQLEPSGDNSPEEIEEPGPPPGPEDMDQLLTYCFFVAIKYSKTLNLPILTSNFFKLQMMPVCPDGKTLDIKKSTYKKLKPFLDAMQKDGLITIKEAKKGVESITAINKEHPKFAEFYVDPSLRPRRQEDESYVPTSVTESYIITPAVAPLFEDSVLRKGDVVQMSAIRKQVCEYVKKNHCDNEENKKLVKPKEALVKICKTESCITWEELMEKVCEAMKSCYKVSNANTEFVNKGKVSPITLTVSQRSGNKKVTLVNNLELFGIQPTEFAKECQIGVGASTSVTRPLGRKGDEVLVQGNQVLFVHNLLTGKYKVPPKYIRGLEYAPKRK, encoded by the exons ATGGTGGCAGTGTGTGTACATATAAAGAAAATGTTTCGAAAACCCATCAAAGTCAAGTCAAACACCCAAATGAAGGGATCCGATCG CAAAACCATAAGGGAGAGATTCCTTCAGACGTTTCCTAACCTCACCGAAGTAGACTTGGAGTTGGTGATTCCGAAGAAAGAAACAGTCAGTGCAATTAAAATAGTGACGGAAGGGAACGAAGTAGTTAATGTTTACTCAGTCCAGAGGTGCCCCTTTGCGTTCGAAATCCAGGGCGTCATCTTCCCGACCGTTTTCACGCTTTGGAAGCTCCCACTGATGCTACAGGCGTTCACCACGCATTCAGACGTCGTCCAGTTCCTCTACGGCGGCGCCGATTTAATGCTGCCAGGGGTGGTGACGCCCCCCGGGGCCAAATACGGGAATTTGCCACGGGGGGCGATGGCTTACGTGAACGTCACCGAGGACATAGCCGCCGTCGCTGTGGGGGTCACTGCCCAAAGTTCCTCCGAAATGTTGGCGTCGGGGAAACGCGGGAAATGTCTACTCATTTATCACACCTATGGCGATAACTTGTGCTCAGTTGAAGGCCCAAAATATCCGCGCTTGCCGGTGCTGGGGCCCCCTGAATGGATGGTCTTCACCGAGCGCGATTTCCCCGCCTTGGGGGCCCCCCAGCTTGAGCCAAGCGGTGACAATTCGCCCGAGGAGATTGAAGAACCTGGCCCACCACCAGGCCCAGAAGACATGGATCAGCTCCTAACTTACTGCTTCTTTGTGGCGATTAAATACTCAAAAACGCTGAATCTCCCGATCTTGActtcgaattttttcaagcTGCAAATGATGCCCGTCTGCCCTGACGGCAAAACCCTGGATATTAAGAAAAGTACGTACAAGAAGCTCAAACCATTCTTGGACGCCATGCAAAAGGACGGGttaattacgattaaagaggCCAAGAAAGGGGTAGAGTCAATCACTGCCATCAACAAAGAGCATCCGAAGTTTGCCGAGTTTTACGTCGACCCCTCACTCAGGCCCAGAAGACAAGAGGATGAGTCCTACGTCCCCACCAGTGTTACCGAGTCGTACATTATAACGCCAGCAGTCGCACCTTTGTTTGAGGACTCGGTGCTACG TAAGGGGGACGTAGTCCAAATGAGCGCGATTAGAAAACAAGTCTGTGAATACGTCAAGAAGAACCACTGCGACAATGAGGagaataaaaa gcTGGTTAAGCCCAAAGAAGCGCTCGTGAAGATTTGTAAGACTGAAAGTTGCATCACTTGGGAGGAACTGATGGAGAAAGTGTGCGAAGCAATGAAGTCGTGCTATAAAGTATCCAACGCAAATACAGAGTTCGTCAATAAGGGAAAAGTCTCACCGATAACTCTCACGGTTTCCCAACGCTCGGGAAACAAAAAAGTGACTCTAGTCAACAACTTGGAATTATTCGGTATACAACCCACCGAATTTGCGAAAGAATGCCAAATTGGCGTAGGTGCTAGCACTAGCGTTACTAGACCCTTGGGCAGAAAGGGTGACGAAGTGTTGGTACAAGGAAATCAAGTATTATTCGTCCACAACTTACTGACAG GCAAGTACAAGGTGCCACCAAAGTACATCAGAGGCCTGGAGTACGCACCGAAGCGGAAATGA
- the LOC656636 gene encoding adenosylhomocysteinase-like 1 isoform X2, whose product MTENIEIRTIVGNRNLNTVSDSPVTDPASGAKDPKSSGALKKSSRYRSRSLSASSTDSYSSTSCTGSSSDDDDVSPREKIQKNSAGNSDFCVRNINQHAFGRREIEIAEQEMPGIMALRKRATDDKPLKNAKIVGCTHINAQTAVLIETLVALGANVRWAACNIYSTQNEVAAALAEAGFSVFAWRGETEEDFWWCIDKCVNAENWHPNMILDDGGDATHLMLKKYPAMFKMIKGIVEESVTGVHRLYQLSKAGKLTVPAMNVNDSVTKTKYDNLYSCRESIIDSLKRSTDVMFGGKQVVICGYGEVGKGCSQALKGLGCVVYVTEIDPICALQASMDGYRVVKLNEVIRNVDIVITATGNKNVVTREHMDKMKNGCIVCNMGHSNTEIDVNSLRAPDLTWEKVRSQVDHVIWPDGKRIILLAEGRLVNLSCSSLPSFVVSITSATQALALIELFNAPAGRYKSDVYLLPKKMDEYVASLHLPTFDAHLTELTDEQAKYMGLNKAGPFKPNYYRY is encoded by the exons ATGACGGAAAACATCGAAATTCGGACTATTGTGGGTAATAGGAATTTAAATACGGTCTCAGACAGCCCTGTTACCGATCCAGCATCTGGGGCAAAG GACCCCAAATCTTCTggtgctttaaaaaaatcgagcagATATCGCAGCCGATCATTATCTGCTTCGTCAACCGATTCCTACAGCTCTA CCTCGTGTACAGGCAGTAGTTCCGACGACGATGACGTCTCTCCGCgcgaaaaaatccaaaaaaactcGGCGGGAAACTCCGATTTTTGCGTTCGTAACATAAACCAGCACGCCTTTGGTCGGCGTGAGATCGAAATCGCGGAACAAG AGATGCCGGGAATCATGGCTTTGCGAAAACGCGCAACCGACGACAAACCTCTCAAAAACGCCAAAATCGTTGGCTGCACCCACATCAACGCCCAAACGGCCGTGCTTATAGAAACCCTCGTGGCCCTCGGGGCCAACGTCAGATGGGCAGCGTGCAATATTTACTCGACTCAA AACGAGGTGGCTGCAGCTTTGGCTGAGGCCGGGTTTTCGGTCTTCGCGTGGCGCGGCGAGACCGAGGAGGACTTCTGGTGGTGCATAGACAAGTGCGTCAATGCGGAGAACTGGCACCCGAACATGATTTTGGACGATGGGGGCGATGCCACGCACCTCATGTTGAAAAAATACCCGGCAATGTTCAAAATGATCAAAGGCATTGTTGAAGAGAGCGTCACCGGAGTCCACCGCTTGTACCAGCTGTCCAAAGCCGGGAAATTAACGGTGCCGGCGATGAACGTCAACGATTCGGTCACCAAAACTAAATATGACAATCTGTACAGCTGTCGAGAGTCGATTATCGACAG CTTGAAGCGCTCCACTGATGTCATGTTCGGGGGCAAACAAGTGGTGATTTGTGGGTACGGGGAGGTCGGCAAGGGCTGCTCCCAGGCCCTGAAGGGGCTCGGGTGCGTCGTCTATGTCACCGAGATCGACCCCATTTGCGCCCTTCAAGCCAG CATGGACGGGTATCGCGTGGTGAAGCTGAACGAGGTGATCCGGAACGTAGATATAGTGATAACGGCGACAGGGAACAAAAACGTGGTGACGCGCGAGCACATGGACAAGATGAAGAACGGCTGCATTGTGTGCAACATGGGCCACTCGAACACTGAGATTGATGTT AATAGTTTGCGAGCGCCTGATTTGACTTGGGAAAAAGTTCGTTCACAGGTAGACCATGTTATATGGCCTGATGGTAAAAGAATTATTCTTTTAGCAGAAGGAAGGTTAGTTAATTTAAGTTGTTCAAGTTTGCCATCTTTTGTTGTTTCTATAACATCAGCAACGCAAGCTCTTGCTTTAATTGAGCTTTTTAACGCCCCAGCGGGGCGTTACAAATCTGACGTTTATCTTTTACCGAAAAAAATGG ATGAGTATGTAGCGAGTTTACATTTACCGACCTTTGATGCCCACTTGACTGAATTGACGGACGAACAGGCTAAGTATATGGGCCTAAATAAAGCTGGACCTTTCAAGCCTAACTATTATAG gtattaa
- the wash gene encoding WASH complex subunit 1: MNHVYKVPVIPQNLNKQETIVQVAEVLNHLTNVTDDILKHINNRIESSRKKISNISERVDKVKMKINKLNGAKKATQVFSSCKYPASDVNQPYISIFSDVKPPELVRHKVKQKKAPSNDEHLDKLYIYHVKLKKNENKETFGGLGEIPKDSECVNDLLLYNSGKNLYTNFVMSDPLEISQQIKEQDHNDSSSIGAAPFSISERSTLTRSSTQNYFYTPNLGEVPALDVPLDLPDLPNIADDLRYDTELGPGIAPSVTTTPNIPDLPTIEPANPQPKEDFPEIELPPPPTPAKEIEEQVPEKVETPKPPTPPTEQVEEAPKITELPQLDVRASLMEAIRKAGGAKNLKATSADREQTTAKPVTGGDLMADLHAKLSMRRKGISGTKKQESLDASSALEKISAMIPPPIRSESNENNTEDEDWDD; this comes from the exons atgaatcATGTTTACAAAGTACCTGTAATCCCTCAAAACTTGAATAAACAGGAAACAATCGTTCAGGTGGCTGAagtattaaatcatttaacgAACGTAACAGATGACATATTAAAACATATAAATAACAGAATTGAATCTAGCAGAAAAAAGATATCAAACATATCCGAACGTGTCGataaagtgaaaatgaaaataaacaaattgaaCGGTGCAAAAAAAGCAACACAAGTGTTTTCAAGTTGTAAATACCCAGCGTCCGATGTAAATCAACCCTATATTTCAATATTTAGCGACGTTAAACCTCCTGAATTAGTACGACATAAAGTGAAGCAGAAAAAAGCCCCATCAAACGATGAACATTTAGATAAATTGTACATCTACCACgtgaaactcaaaaaaaatgagaacaaAGAGACGTTCGGCGGCTTGGGGGAAATCCCCAAAGACTCGGAATGCGTAAACGACCTACTCCTCTACAATTCCGGCAAAAACCTCTACACGAATTTCGTAATGTCCGACCCTTTGGAAATCTCCCAACAAATCAAAGAACAAGACCACAACGACAGTTCGAGCATCGGGGCAGCCCCCTTCTCAATCAGCGAACGCTCAACCCTGACGCGCTCCTCCACCCAGAACTACTTCTACACCCCCAACTTGGGGGAAGTCCCGGCGCTCGACGTGCCCCTGGATCTGCCCGATTTGCCCAACATTGCCGACGACCTGCGGTACGACACGGAGTTGGGCCCCGGGATCGCCCCCTCAGTCACCACGACCCCGAACATCCCCGACCTGCCCACAATCGAACCCGCCAACCCCCAGCCCAAGGAGGACTTCCCCGAAATCGAACTCCCGCCGCCCCCAACACCCGCCAAAGAAATTGAGGAGCAAGTCCCAGAGAAGGTTGAAACGCCCAAACCGCCCACACCACCCACTGAACAGGTGGAGGAAGCCCCCAAAATCACCGAACTGCCCCAGCTGGACGTGCGGGCCAGCCTCATGGAGGCCATCAGGAAAGCGGGGGgcgccaaaaatttgaaagccACAAGTGCCGACAGGGAGCAAACGACGGCAAAACCCGTG ACTGGGGGCGACTTGATGGCTGATTTGCACGCCAAGCTTTCCATGCGCAGGAAGGGCATCTCAGGTACTAAAAAGCAGGAAAGTTTGGACGCAAGTAGTGCGTTAGAAAAAATCTCGGCCATGATTCCGCCGCCCATTCGTAGCGAGAGCAACGAGAATAATACCGAAGACGAAGACTGGGATGAttaa
- the LOC656636 gene encoding adenosylhomocysteinase-like 1 isoform X1, with protein sequence MTENIEIRTIVGNRNLNTVSDSPVTDPASGAKGLEGTNAFVSQRSKLDPKSSGALKKSSRYRSRSLSASSTDSYSSTSCTGSSSDDDDVSPREKIQKNSAGNSDFCVRNINQHAFGRREIEIAEQEMPGIMALRKRATDDKPLKNAKIVGCTHINAQTAVLIETLVALGANVRWAACNIYSTQNEVAAALAEAGFSVFAWRGETEEDFWWCIDKCVNAENWHPNMILDDGGDATHLMLKKYPAMFKMIKGIVEESVTGVHRLYQLSKAGKLTVPAMNVNDSVTKTKYDNLYSCRESIIDSLKRSTDVMFGGKQVVICGYGEVGKGCSQALKGLGCVVYVTEIDPICALQASMDGYRVVKLNEVIRNVDIVITATGNKNVVTREHMDKMKNGCIVCNMGHSNTEIDVNSLRAPDLTWEKVRSQVDHVIWPDGKRIILLAEGRLVNLSCSSLPSFVVSITSATQALALIELFNAPAGRYKSDVYLLPKKMDEYVASLHLPTFDAHLTELTDEQAKYMGLNKAGPFKPNYYRY encoded by the exons ATGACGGAAAACATCGAAATTCGGACTATTGTGGGTAATAGGAATTTAAATACGGTCTCAGACAGCCCTGTTACCGATCCAGCATCTGGGGCAAAG GGATTGGAAGGAACTAATGCCTTTGTCAGCCAAAGATCTAAGTTG GACCCCAAATCTTCTggtgctttaaaaaaatcgagcagATATCGCAGCCGATCATTATCTGCTTCGTCAACCGATTCCTACAGCTCTA CCTCGTGTACAGGCAGTAGTTCCGACGACGATGACGTCTCTCCGCgcgaaaaaatccaaaaaaactcGGCGGGAAACTCCGATTTTTGCGTTCGTAACATAAACCAGCACGCCTTTGGTCGGCGTGAGATCGAAATCGCGGAACAAG AGATGCCGGGAATCATGGCTTTGCGAAAACGCGCAACCGACGACAAACCTCTCAAAAACGCCAAAATCGTTGGCTGCACCCACATCAACGCCCAAACGGCCGTGCTTATAGAAACCCTCGTGGCCCTCGGGGCCAACGTCAGATGGGCAGCGTGCAATATTTACTCGACTCAA AACGAGGTGGCTGCAGCTTTGGCTGAGGCCGGGTTTTCGGTCTTCGCGTGGCGCGGCGAGACCGAGGAGGACTTCTGGTGGTGCATAGACAAGTGCGTCAATGCGGAGAACTGGCACCCGAACATGATTTTGGACGATGGGGGCGATGCCACGCACCTCATGTTGAAAAAATACCCGGCAATGTTCAAAATGATCAAAGGCATTGTTGAAGAGAGCGTCACCGGAGTCCACCGCTTGTACCAGCTGTCCAAAGCCGGGAAATTAACGGTGCCGGCGATGAACGTCAACGATTCGGTCACCAAAACTAAATATGACAATCTGTACAGCTGTCGAGAGTCGATTATCGACAG CTTGAAGCGCTCCACTGATGTCATGTTCGGGGGCAAACAAGTGGTGATTTGTGGGTACGGGGAGGTCGGCAAGGGCTGCTCCCAGGCCCTGAAGGGGCTCGGGTGCGTCGTCTATGTCACCGAGATCGACCCCATTTGCGCCCTTCAAGCCAG CATGGACGGGTATCGCGTGGTGAAGCTGAACGAGGTGATCCGGAACGTAGATATAGTGATAACGGCGACAGGGAACAAAAACGTGGTGACGCGCGAGCACATGGACAAGATGAAGAACGGCTGCATTGTGTGCAACATGGGCCACTCGAACACTGAGATTGATGTT AATAGTTTGCGAGCGCCTGATTTGACTTGGGAAAAAGTTCGTTCACAGGTAGACCATGTTATATGGCCTGATGGTAAAAGAATTATTCTTTTAGCAGAAGGAAGGTTAGTTAATTTAAGTTGTTCAAGTTTGCCATCTTTTGTTGTTTCTATAACATCAGCAACGCAAGCTCTTGCTTTAATTGAGCTTTTTAACGCCCCAGCGGGGCGTTACAAATCTGACGTTTATCTTTTACCGAAAAAAATGG ATGAGTATGTAGCGAGTTTACATTTACCGACCTTTGATGCCCACTTGACTGAATTGACGGACGAACAGGCTAAGTATATGGGCCTAAATAAAGCTGGACCTTTCAAGCCTAACTATTATAG gtattaa
- the Arf4 gene encoding ADP ribosylation factor 4 isoform X2: MGLTISTVFSRLFGRKQMRILMVGLDAAGKTTVLYKLKLGEVVTTIPTIGFNVETVEYKNISFTVWDVGGQNKIRRLWSYYYQNTQGLIYVVDSNDRERIGEAAEELKNMLMEDELRDAVLLVFANKQDLPNAMTAAELTDKLNLNQLHNRRWYIQATCATQGDGLYEGLDWLSNELASK; encoded by the exons atgGGTTTGACCATTTCTACGGTGTTTTCGCGTCTTTTCGGGCGCAAGCAGATGAGAATATTGATGG TGGGGTTAGATGCCGCTGGGAAAACCActgttttgtataaattaaaattaggcGAGGTTGTTACGACGATACCGACGATCGGGTTTAATGTCGAGACGGTAGAATACAAGAATATTTCGTTCACGGTGTGGGACGTCGGTGGTCAGAATAAAATCAGGCGGTTGTGGTCCTACTACTACCAAAACACGCAAGGGTTGATTTATGTTGTTGATTCAAATGATAGGGAGCGGATAGGCGAGGCAGCTGAGGAGCTTAAAAACATG cTAATGGAAGACGAACTGCGAGACGCAGTTTTGCTAGTGTTTGCCAACAAACAAGACCTACCTAATGCTATGACAGCGGCCGAATTGACCGACAAACTGAATCTAAACCAGTTGCACAATCGCCGC TGGTACATCCAAGCAACTTGTGCCACCCAAGGCGACGGTTTATATGAAGGATTGGACTGGTTGTCAAATGAATTAGCTAGTAAATAG
- the Arf4 gene encoding ADP ribosylation factor 4 isoform X1, producing MGLTISSVLTRLFGKKQMRILMVGLDAAGKTTILYKLKLGEIVTTIPTIGFNVETVEYKNICFTVWDVGGQSKIRKLWRHYFQNTQGLIFVVDSNDRERIGEADTELQNMLMEDELRDAVLLVFANKQDLPNAMTAAELTDKLNLNQLHNRRWYIQATCATQGDGLYEGLDWLSNELASK from the exons ATGGGTCTCACAATATCTAGTGTCTTGACCCGCCTTTTCGGCAAGAAGCAAATGCGCATACTGATGG TGGGGCTTGACGCTGCGGGAAAAACCACAATTCTGTACAAATTAAAGTTGGGCGAGATCGTCACCACGATCCCAACGATCGGATTTAACGTGGAAACAGTAGAGtacaaaaacatttgtttCACGGTGTGGGACGTTGGTGGCCAGAGTAAGATTCGTAAACTGTGGCGGCACTACTTCCAAAATACGCAAGGtctgatttttgttgttgattCCAACGACCGGGAGCGCATCGGGGAGGCGGACACGGAGCTCCAAAACATG cTAATGGAAGACGAACTGCGAGACGCAGTTTTGCTAGTGTTTGCCAACAAACAAGACCTACCTAATGCTATGACAGCGGCCGAATTGACCGACAAACTGAATCTAAACCAGTTGCACAATCGCCGC TGGTACATCCAAGCAACTTGTGCCACCCAAGGCGACGGTTTATATGAAGGATTGGACTGGTTGTCAAATGAATTAGCTAGTAAATAG
- the eIF2D gene encoding eukaryotic translation initiation factor 2D isoform X1, with protein sequence MVAVCVHIKKMFRKPIKVKSNTQMKGSDRKTIRERFLQTFPNLTEVDLELVIPKKETVSAIKIVTEGNEVVNVYSVQRCPFAFEIQGVIFPTVFTLWKLPLMLQAFTTHSDVVQFLYGGADLMLPGVVTPPGAKYGNLPRGAMAYVNVTEDIAAVAVGVTAQSSSEMLASGKRGKCLLIYHTYGDNLCSVEGPKYPRLPVLGPPEWMVFTERDFPALGAPQLEPSGDNSPEEIEEPGPPPGPEDMDQLLTYCFFVAIKYSKTLNLPILTSNFFKLQMMPVCPDGKTLDIKKSTYKKLKPFLDAMQKDGLITIKEAKKGVESITAINKEHPKFAEFYVDPSLRPRRQEDESYVPTSVTESYIITPAVAPLFEDSVLRYDSKIGTFNKGDVVQMSAIRKQVCEYVKKNHCDNEENKKLVKPKEALVKICKTESCITWEELMEKVCEAMKSCYKVSNANTEFVNKGKVSPITLTVSQRSGNKKVTLVNNLELFGIQPTEFAKECQIGVGASTSVTRPLGRKGDEVLVQGNQVLFVHNLLTGKYKVPPKYIRGLEYAPKRK encoded by the exons ATGGTGGCAGTGTGTGTACATATAAAGAAAATGTTTCGAAAACCCATCAAAGTCAAGTCAAACACCCAAATGAAGGGATCCGATCG CAAAACCATAAGGGAGAGATTCCTTCAGACGTTTCCTAACCTCACCGAAGTAGACTTGGAGTTGGTGATTCCGAAGAAAGAAACAGTCAGTGCAATTAAAATAGTGACGGAAGGGAACGAAGTAGTTAATGTTTACTCAGTCCAGAGGTGCCCCTTTGCGTTCGAAATCCAGGGCGTCATCTTCCCGACCGTTTTCACGCTTTGGAAGCTCCCACTGATGCTACAGGCGTTCACCACGCATTCAGACGTCGTCCAGTTCCTCTACGGCGGCGCCGATTTAATGCTGCCAGGGGTGGTGACGCCCCCCGGGGCCAAATACGGGAATTTGCCACGGGGGGCGATGGCTTACGTGAACGTCACCGAGGACATAGCCGCCGTCGCTGTGGGGGTCACTGCCCAAAGTTCCTCCGAAATGTTGGCGTCGGGGAAACGCGGGAAATGTCTACTCATTTATCACACCTATGGCGATAACTTGTGCTCAGTTGAAGGCCCAAAATATCCGCGCTTGCCGGTGCTGGGGCCCCCTGAATGGATGGTCTTCACCGAGCGCGATTTCCCCGCCTTGGGGGCCCCCCAGCTTGAGCCAAGCGGTGACAATTCGCCCGAGGAGATTGAAGAACCTGGCCCACCACCAGGCCCAGAAGACATGGATCAGCTCCTAACTTACTGCTTCTTTGTGGCGATTAAATACTCAAAAACGCTGAATCTCCCGATCTTGActtcgaattttttcaagcTGCAAATGATGCCCGTCTGCCCTGACGGCAAAACCCTGGATATTAAGAAAAGTACGTACAAGAAGCTCAAACCATTCTTGGACGCCATGCAAAAGGACGGGttaattacgattaaagaggCCAAGAAAGGGGTAGAGTCAATCACTGCCATCAACAAAGAGCATCCGAAGTTTGCCGAGTTTTACGTCGACCCCTCACTCAGGCCCAGAAGACAAGAGGATGAGTCCTACGTCCCCACCAGTGTTACCGAGTCGTACATTATAACGCCAGCAGTCGCACCTTTGTTTGAGGACTCGGTGCTACGGTATGATTCTAAGATCGGAACTTTTAA TAAGGGGGACGTAGTCCAAATGAGCGCGATTAGAAAACAAGTCTGTGAATACGTCAAGAAGAACCACTGCGACAATGAGGagaataaaaa gcTGGTTAAGCCCAAAGAAGCGCTCGTGAAGATTTGTAAGACTGAAAGTTGCATCACTTGGGAGGAACTGATGGAGAAAGTGTGCGAAGCAATGAAGTCGTGCTATAAAGTATCCAACGCAAATACAGAGTTCGTCAATAAGGGAAAAGTCTCACCGATAACTCTCACGGTTTCCCAACGCTCGGGAAACAAAAAAGTGACTCTAGTCAACAACTTGGAATTATTCGGTATACAACCCACCGAATTTGCGAAAGAATGCCAAATTGGCGTAGGTGCTAGCACTAGCGTTACTAGACCCTTGGGCAGAAAGGGTGACGAAGTGTTGGTACAAGGAAATCAAGTATTATTCGTCCACAACTTACTGACAG GCAAGTACAAGGTGCCACCAAAGTACATCAGAGGCCTGGAGTACGCACCGAAGCGGAAATGA
- the LOC103314773 gene encoding uncharacterized protein LOC103314773, whose amino-acid sequence MPKRPYPDYDIVQPVKKQQNSLSKSRKIRSSSSERTLQLLYKGASKREKNEEPHSLMCTVCSKEAPSGVICNYCEHALCLQCTNMCHKCSNGFCNDCSFPTYDHNVAVCYSCYS is encoded by the exons atgccaaaacgGCCTTATCCGGATTACGATATCGTACAACCGgtgaaaaaacaacaaaatagtttaTCAAAATCGCGGAAAATTCGCTCATCGTCGTCAG AGCGGACGCTCCAGTTATTATATAAGGGGGCCTCCAAAcgcgagaaaaatgag GAACCTCATTCACTGATGTGTACTGTATGTTCAAAAGAAGCCCCCTCGGGGGTCATTTGTAACTATTGTGAACACGCGTTATGTTTGCAGTGCACAAATATGTGCCATAAATGCAGTAATGGGTTTTGTAACGATTGCTCATTTCCCAC atacgATCATAATGTCGCAGTTTGTTATTCCTGCTACAGTTAG